In one Desulfoferula mesophila genomic region, the following are encoded:
- a CDS encoding 3-hydroxyacyl-CoA dehydrogenase family protein → METKDLKKIAVIGMGTMGPGISQVLAHAGFAVSGYDLNQDSYPLARQVIANNLDLLIEAGQAQPEDLEKTLDKITFVDSMEEAVKGAQIVVEVVSEKRPIKKAVYEQIDQLADPEAIIWSNTSTLNIFELMVPARLPRTIIVHWFAPPQVLPLIEVVQGDQTLPEVVEFTMGFLELLKKKPVLIKNYVPGFIINRLLRILGRETYFLLDNGYVTPEDLDMAVKASIAPRMMVLGLAQRYDFTGLDLTYANLHNEDFVDAPFDTEPEFVVSRVKKNHLGIKTGIGVYDYEGRDKAEVIKDRDRYLLKVVNSLQFCLDKKRLL, encoded by the coding sequence ATGGAGACCAAGGACCTAAAGAAAATCGCCGTAATCGGCATGGGCACCATGGGGCCTGGCATTTCCCAGGTTTTGGCGCATGCGGGCTTCGCGGTGAGCGGATACGACCTGAACCAGGACAGCTATCCCTTGGCAAGGCAGGTGATCGCCAACAACCTGGACCTGCTCATCGAGGCGGGCCAGGCCCAGCCCGAGGATCTCGAGAAAACCCTGGACAAGATCACCTTCGTGGACTCCATGGAGGAAGCGGTCAAGGGCGCCCAGATCGTGGTGGAGGTGGTAAGCGAGAAACGCCCCATCAAGAAGGCGGTCTACGAGCAGATAGACCAATTGGCCGACCCCGAGGCCATAATCTGGAGCAACACCTCCACCTTGAACATCTTCGAGCTGATGGTACCCGCGCGTTTGCCGCGCACCATCATCGTGCATTGGTTCGCCCCGCCCCAGGTGCTGCCGCTCATAGAGGTGGTGCAGGGCGACCAGACCCTGCCCGAGGTGGTGGAGTTCACCATGGGCTTCTTGGAACTGCTCAAGAAAAAGCCCGTGCTCATCAAAAACTACGTTCCCGGCTTCATCATCAACCGCCTGCTGCGCATCCTGGGACGCGAGACCTATTTCCTGTTGGACAACGGCTACGTCACCCCGGAAGACCTGGACATGGCGGTCAAGGCCAGCATCGCGCCGCGCATGATGGTGCTGGGGCTGGCGCAGCGCTACGACTTCACCGGACTGGACCTCACCTACGCCAATTTGCACAATGAAGATTTCGTGGACGCCCCCTTTGACACCGAGCCCGAGTTCGTGGTCTCCCGGGTCAAAAAGAACCACTTGGGCATCAAGACGGGCATCGGCGTATACGACTACGAGGGCCGCGACAAGGC
- a CDS encoding 3-keto-5-aminohexanoate cleavage protein yields MESRPLDKNKVVITVAQTGAMSSKSMNPNVPEQPDEIAQSAYDCFNEGAAICHIHARGKDGQPTADTDIYQDIHDRIRAKCNMIIQDSTGGGPNLSQEERIQCLKTGPEMASLNMGSLMRIGGPYKGTAWSNMPEEIDHYVREMAKYNVKPEMEVFNHAMLVDVRRVIEEGLVAKPYYVNIVLGMRYQGAEPATPDTLYSIVKALPPDTIFNVTGVGSAQTTMANMSMLLGGCVRVGMEDNLYYRKGEPVESNAQLVARIVRIARELGKEPATPEETRAYFGLDPVAA; encoded by the coding sequence ATGGAATCACGACCGCTAGACAAGAACAAAGTCGTAATCACCGTGGCCCAAACCGGGGCCATGTCCTCCAAGAGCATGAATCCCAACGTTCCCGAGCAGCCGGACGAGATCGCCCAGTCGGCTTATGATTGCTTCAACGAGGGCGCGGCCATCTGCCACATCCACGCCCGGGGCAAGGACGGCCAGCCCACCGCCGATACCGACATCTACCAAGACATCCACGACCGCATCCGCGCCAAGTGCAACATGATCATCCAGGACTCCACAGGCGGCGGCCCCAACTTGAGCCAGGAAGAGCGCATTCAGTGCCTCAAGACCGGCCCGGAAATGGCTTCGCTGAACATGGGCTCCTTGATGCGCATCGGCGGGCCCTACAAGGGCACGGCATGGTCCAACATGCCCGAGGAGATCGACCACTACGTGCGCGAGATGGCCAAGTACAACGTCAAGCCGGAGATGGAGGTGTTCAACCACGCCATGCTGGTGGACGTGCGCCGGGTCATCGAGGAAGGTCTGGTGGCCAAGCCCTATTACGTGAACATCGTGTTGGGCATGCGCTACCAGGGGGCCGAACCGGCCACGCCGGACACCCTCTACTCCATCGTCAAGGCCCTGCCCCCGGACACCATATTCAACGTGACCGGCGTCGGCTCCGCCCAAACCACTATGGCCAACATGTCCATGCTGTTGGGTGGCTGCGTGCGGGTGGGCATGGAAGACAACCTCTACTACCGCAAGGGAGAGCCGGTTGAGAGCAACGCCCAGTTGGTAGCGCGCATAGTACGCATAGCCCGCGAGTTGGGCAAGGAACCAGCCACCCCTGAAGAGACCAGGGCCTATTTCGGCCTCGATCCCGTGGCAGCCTAG